From a region of the Halanaerobium hydrogeniformans genome:
- a CDS encoding cobalamin B12-binding domain-containing protein — MSGNIYNELVNLAEITAAAAAEYREKKEILRDAVNKQLSNRDDIYELIGHNPISKMHNNHDNHARFMANVFKLNSYKLLVRTVIWVYMTYYSHGFSFDYFPAELKAWIKAIEEKLSSENAEEIIEIYNFMLNNHQRFIELSREIDNDQIDIPEDMKTVYNLFFKYLLNGNHQSALKLAKEEIEQKEDLQRFFNHIIKPAMYEVGFLWQKGAISEAEEHLATSIVARVISGLYIYVIDLEEALKGKAVISAAANEYHEIGSRIIADSLEMDGWDVDHLGADTPIEALIDFLKMQQPFLLGLSASMAFNIDNLNDTIKKIKENEKLADLKIMVGGKVFNENPELWKKTDADACAQNGEEAVEIAKKWWENWEG, encoded by the coding sequence ATGTCCGGAAATATTTACAATGAACTTGTCAACCTAGCAGAAATCACAGCAGCTGCAGCAGCAGAATACAGAGAAAAGAAAGAAATACTACGAGATGCGGTAAATAAGCAGTTAAGCAATCGAGATGATATTTATGAGCTGATTGGACATAATCCCATCTCTAAAATGCATAATAATCATGATAATCATGCCAGATTTATGGCTAATGTTTTTAAGCTCAACAGCTATAAACTGCTTGTCAGAACGGTTATCTGGGTTTATATGACCTATTACAGTCACGGCTTCAGCTTCGACTATTTTCCAGCAGAACTGAAAGCGTGGATTAAGGCAATCGAAGAGAAGCTCAGTTCTGAAAATGCAGAAGAGATAATCGAAATCTATAATTTTATGCTGAATAATCATCAAAGATTTATTGAATTATCAAGAGAAATTGATAATGATCAGATAGATATTCCGGAAGATATGAAAACAGTATATAATTTATTTTTTAAATATCTCCTCAATGGAAATCATCAAAGTGCTTTAAAACTTGCTAAAGAAGAGATCGAGCAAAAAGAAGATTTGCAGCGCTTTTTTAATCATATAATTAAGCCGGCAATGTATGAAGTCGGCTTTTTGTGGCAGAAAGGTGCAATCTCGGAGGCTGAAGAACATTTAGCCACTTCGATTGTGGCCCGGGTAATCTCCGGTCTTTATATCTATGTGATCGATTTAGAAGAAGCTCTTAAAGGTAAGGCCGTTATCTCAGCTGCTGCCAATGAATACCATGAGATTGGTTCGCGGATCATCGCAGATTCTTTAGAAATGGATGGCTGGGATGTTGATCATCTGGGTGCTGATACGCCTATAGAGGCACTGATAGATTTTTTAAAAATGCAGCAGCCTTTTTTACTCGGCTTATCTGCTTCGATGGCCTTTAATATAGATAATTTGAATGATACGATCAAAAAAATTAAGGAAAATGAAAAATTGGCTGATTTAAAAATCATGGTTGGTGGCAAAGTTTTTAATGAAAATCCTGAGCTCTGGAAAAAAACAGATGCTGATGCCTGTGCACAAAATGGAGAAGAGGCGGTAGAGATTGCAAAAAAATGGTGGGAAAACTGGGAGGGATAA
- a CDS encoding GGDEF domain-containing protein: MFDDLYSKCPYPLDLFLEKISSYLLVNFDEDLYIRGCNEKFLKTVNMDKQEIKNKKMDDIFRASSLKTLDFDSKRSYQKVNLCFEEDVIIDRLYNQYNSYFFILADGYYLIAKENAPDQGEIINKISRLNNELANKTRELSRKNVKLEKANQKIEELLKTDKLTGLSNRRHFMEYFEKMIANAKRHSLSLSLVMCDLDHFKKINDNYGHGAGDRVLEEVGELLLNETRQGDLASRIGGEEFTIILNGTSLKEGKNYAERIRKKVSNLEFAEINKKVTISMGITEIQAEDNAESFLKRADRALYKAKNNGRNRVETL, from the coding sequence ATGTTCGATGATCTTTATTCGAAGTGTCCCTATCCTTTAGATTTATTTTTAGAAAAAATTAGTTCTTATCTTCTGGTTAATTTTGATGAGGACTTATATATCAGGGGCTGTAATGAAAAATTTTTAAAAACGGTAAATATGGATAAGCAGGAGATAAAAAACAAAAAAATGGATGATATCTTTAGAGCTTCCAGCCTAAAAACTCTCGATTTTGATTCAAAAAGGAGCTATCAGAAGGTCAATCTCTGTTTTGAAGAAGATGTTATAATCGACAGGCTCTATAATCAGTATAATTCATACTTTTTTATTTTAGCAGATGGCTATTATTTGATAGCCAAAGAAAACGCTCCCGATCAGGGTGAGATAATAAATAAGATCAGTCGTTTAAATAATGAGCTGGCAAATAAGACCAGAGAATTGAGCAGGAAGAACGTTAAATTAGAGAAGGCAAATCAAAAAATAGAGGAATTACTAAAAACCGATAAGTTGACCGGTTTGAGCAACCGGAGACATTTTATGGAATACTTCGAAAAGATGATAGCCAATGCCAAAAGACACTCACTTTCACTTTCGCTGGTGATGTGTGATCTGGACCATTTTAAAAAGATCAATGACAATTATGGGCATGGTGCAGGTGATAGAGTTTTAGAAGAAGTCGGTGAATTATTGTTAAATGAAACAAGGCAGGGAGATTTAGCCTCTAGAATAGGTGGAGAGGAATTTACGATCATCTTAAATGGGACTTCACTTAAAGAGGGAAAAAACTATGCAGAGCGGATCAGAAAAAAAGTCAGTAATTTGGAGTTTGCCGAAATCAATAAAAAAGTAACCATCAGCATGGGGATAACGGAGATACAGGCAGAAGATAATGCCGAAAGCTTTTTAAAAAGGGCAGATAGGGCTCTCTATAAAGCCAAAAATAATGGCAGAAACAGGGTGGAAACCCTTTAA
- a CDS encoding LysE family transporter, protein MAADMIKSALSKKISFEKALEKDSDGEEKLRALILPGALISIANPYWTIWWATIGMTYLANASQYGNTATASFFMGHISADFAWYALIAFFISKGRKFLNDSIYHKLIIVFSLFLIYFGVSFLIDSIQYFI, encoded by the coding sequence ATGGCAGCTGATATGATAAAATCTGCCCTAAGTAAAAAGATATCATTCGAAAAAGCTTTAGAAAAAGACTCAGACGGGGAAGAAAAATTAAGAGCTTTGATCCTGCCAGGGGCACTGATCAGCATCGCCAATCCATACTGGACGATCTGGTGGGCAACGATCGGAATGACCTATCTGGCAAATGCATCCCAGTACGGAAATACGGCTACTGCTTCCTTTTTTATGGGCCATATTTCTGCCGATTTTGCCTGGTATGCCCTGATCGCCTTTTTTATCTCAAAGGGAAGAAAATTTTTAAATGACAGCATCTATCATAAATTGATAATAGTTTTTTCTCTGTTTTTAATATATTTTGGGGTTTCCTTTTTAATCGACTCTATTCAATATTTTATTTAA
- a CDS encoding LysE family transporter has translation MVELELAFSSFIIGLSGAMMPGPLLTYVINGSLQKGFIAGPLIITGHAILELILVVLLLSEMNRPFCQPTICCCNQNSRGVSFNPDGS, from the coding sequence ATGGTTGAATTAGAACTTGCTTTTTCCTCATTTATAATAGGGCTTTCTGGAGCCATGATGCCGGGTCCGCTTTTAACCTATGTGATCAACGGCAGTCTACAAAAAGGCTTTATAGCTGGTCCACTGATCATCACCGGCCATGCCATCCTGGAGCTTATTCTGGTTGTACTGCTTCTTTCCGAGATGAATAGACCTTTTTGCCAGCCCACTATTTGCTGCTGTAATCAAAATAGTCGGGGGGTTAGTTTTAATCCTGATGGCAGCTGA
- the carB gene encoding carbamoyl-phosphate synthase large subunit yields the protein MPKREDIKKVLIIGSGPIVIGQACEFDYSGTQACKALMEEGYEIVLVNSNPATIMTDPEMADRTYIEPLNVSSLERIIEKEKPDALLSNLGGQTALNLSSELYEAGILEEHGVEIIGIQPEAIKRGEDRISFKEEMEKLDVPMPRSLPAYSVDEAEKIAHDLGYPVVVRPAYTMGGTGGGLVYNVEELRNIAENGLAASMINQVLIEEAVIGWQELELELVRDDNGKKISICFIENVDPMGVHTGDSFCVAPMLTVSQDVQDRIEEYSYKIADAIGVIGGANFQFGYNPEEDRMVVIEMNPRTSRSSALASKATGFPIARISTKLSVGITLDELPYWKEGTLDKYEPSGDYVVVKYARWSFEKFPGAEDKLGTQMKAVGEAMSIGKNFAEAMQKAIRSLEIGRYGLGNVAELQNLSTEEIKERLRTPSSERFFLIYQGMLKGITIDEIYEITYVDRWFLTEMKKLVELEKEIREYTGEKLPEKLLIKAKENGFSDRYIAEITQAEEVELRNERLKAGKKGNFDIVPVSGADGEYYYSSYNMEASPVGSTDNKKVMILGGGPNRIGQGIEFDYACVHAAFTLDDLGYESVMVNCNPETVSTDYDISNKLYFEPLTTEDVLRIYEKEQPDGMIVQFGGQTPLNIAAELEEAGVNILGTSPASIDFAENREEFRALMNKLDIPQPESDIAKSVEEAYAIAESIGYPLMLRPSYVLGGRGMEIVYDEKSLTKYINTAVAEVSAEHPILIDKFLEDALEAEVDALTDGKETFVAAVMEHIEEAGIHSGDSACAIPSINITDEQLETIKDYSAKIAEGLDVVGLMNIQFAIYEGKVYIIEANPRASRTVPLVSKVTGINMARLATRLMLGEPLANLNLKDKIIPYTGVKEAVFPFDKFDNIDPVLGPEMKATGEVMGIAESYSHAFYKAQTAAGLELPLSGKVLITVNDNDKPKIISTARKLVELGFEIKATQGTHQFLKGSGIESSVINKLNKGRPNIIDAIKNGDLQLIINTPIGKEGIEDDSYIRSGAIKYKIPYITTTTAAKASVDGIEAAIKSDYKIKAIQDYHKLLKE from the coding sequence ATGCCAAAACGAGAAGATATTAAGAAGGTGTTAATAATTGGGTCAGGCCCAATTGTTATAGGACAGGCCTGTGAATTCGATTATTCAGGTACACAAGCATGTAAAGCATTGATGGAAGAAGGATATGAGATAGTCTTGGTTAATTCGAATCCGGCAACTATTATGACAGACCCGGAGATGGCAGATAGAACATATATTGAACCGTTGAATGTAAGCAGTTTAGAGAGGATAATAGAAAAGGAAAAACCAGATGCCCTACTTTCTAATCTGGGTGGACAGACAGCTTTAAACCTATCATCAGAACTTTATGAAGCAGGAATACTGGAAGAACACGGTGTGGAAATCATCGGTATTCAACCAGAAGCGATCAAAAGGGGAGAAGATAGAATTTCCTTTAAAGAGGAGATGGAAAAACTGGATGTTCCCATGCCCCGCAGTCTTCCTGCCTATTCTGTAGATGAGGCCGAAAAAATAGCCCATGATCTCGGTTACCCGGTTGTGGTTAGACCTGCCTATACGATGGGTGGAACCGGTGGTGGACTTGTCTATAATGTAGAAGAACTGAGAAATATAGCTGAAAATGGACTTGCAGCCAGCATGATCAATCAGGTTCTGATCGAAGAGGCGGTAATCGGCTGGCAGGAATTAGAATTAGAGCTGGTTAGGGATGATAATGGCAAAAAAATATCGATCTGTTTTATAGAAAATGTAGATCCGATGGGTGTACATACAGGTGACAGTTTTTGTGTAGCTCCGATGCTGACGGTTTCTCAGGATGTACAGGATAGAATAGAAGAATACAGTTACAAAATAGCAGATGCTATTGGAGTAATCGGTGGAGCTAACTTTCAGTTCGGATATAATCCGGAAGAAGACAGGATGGTTGTAATCGAGATGAACCCCAGGACCTCGAGATCTTCGGCTCTAGCTTCAAAAGCAACCGGTTTTCCTATTGCCAGGATTTCTACCAAACTTTCGGTAGGTATCACCCTGGACGAACTTCCCTACTGGAAAGAGGGAACCCTTGATAAATATGAACCAAGTGGAGATTATGTAGTTGTTAAATATGCCCGCTGGTCTTTTGAGAAATTCCCAGGTGCAGAAGATAAGCTGGGAACCCAGATGAAAGCTGTAGGTGAAGCGATGAGCATCGGTAAGAACTTTGCTGAAGCCATGCAGAAAGCAATCCGTTCTCTGGAAATAGGGAGATATGGGTTGGGTAATGTAGCTGAGCTGCAGAACTTGAGTACCGAAGAGATAAAAGAAAGATTGCGTACTCCTTCCAGTGAAAGATTCTTCTTGATCTATCAGGGAATGCTGAAGGGAATTACCATTGATGAGATCTATGAGATCACCTATGTTGATAGATGGTTTTTAACTGAGATGAAAAAACTTGTTGAGCTGGAAAAAGAAATCAGAGAATATACAGGAGAAAAACTTCCCGAAAAACTTTTAATAAAGGCAAAAGAAAATGGTTTTTCAGATAGATATATAGCCGAGATAACCCAGGCTGAAGAAGTAGAACTTAGAAATGAGCGGCTTAAAGCCGGCAAAAAAGGCAACTTTGATATCGTTCCCGTAAGTGGAGCAGATGGAGAATATTATTACTCCTCATATAATATGGAAGCTAGCCCGGTTGGTTCTACAGATAACAAAAAGGTAATGATCCTCGGTGGTGGGCCAAACAGGATCGGCCAGGGAATAGAATTCGACTATGCCTGTGTTCACGCAGCCTTTACCTTAGATGATCTTGGCTACGAATCGGTTATGGTCAACTGTAATCCTGAAACTGTTTCAACCGATTATGATATTTCAAATAAACTATATTTTGAACCTTTAACCACAGAAGATGTATTGAGAATTTACGAAAAAGAACAACCGGATGGGATGATAGTTCAGTTTGGGGGTCAGACACCGCTGAATATCGCCGCAGAATTAGAAGAGGCTGGTGTCAATATTCTGGGAACCTCACCGGCAAGCATCGATTTTGCTGAAAACAGAGAAGAGTTCAGAGCTTTAATGAATAAATTAGATATTCCCCAACCAGAAAGCGATATTGCAAAATCTGTTGAAGAAGCATATGCAATTGCGGAAAGTATTGGCTATCCGCTGATGCTGAGGCCTTCTTATGTACTTGGTGGTAGGGGAATGGAGATCGTCTATGATGAAAAAAGTCTGACTAAATATATCAATACTGCAGTAGCAGAAGTATCAGCAGAACACCCTATCTTGATCGATAAATTTTTAGAAGATGCCTTAGAAGCAGAAGTTGATGCTCTAACAGATGGTAAAGAGACATTTGTTGCAGCAGTGATGGAACATATAGAAGAAGCCGGTATCCACTCCGGTGATAGTGCCTGTGCGATTCCTTCTATTAATATTACAGATGAGCAGCTGGAGACCATTAAGGACTATAGTGCCAAAATAGCCGAGGGATTAGATGTGGTCGGTCTGATGAACATCCAGTTTGCCATTTATGAAGGAAAAGTATATATTATCGAGGCAAACCCAAGGGCATCCAGAACGGTACCCCTGGTGAGTAAGGTGACAGGAATTAATATGGCCCGTCTGGCAACCAGGTTGATGTTAGGAGAACCACTTGCAAATCTGAATCTTAAAGACAAAATAATACCCTATACAGGTGTTAAAGAGGCGGTATTCCCCTTTGATAAGTTCGATAATATTGATCCTGTCTTAGGACCGGAGATGAAGGCAACCGGTGAGGTAATGGGTATCGCGGAGAGTTATTCCCATGCTTTTTACAAGGCTCAGACGGCAGCAGGTTTAGAACTACCGCTTTCAGGTAAGGTATTAATTACCGTCAATGACAATGATAAGCCGAAAATAATATCTACTGCTAGAAAACTCGTAGAGCTGGGTTTTGAGATAAAAGCAACTCAGGGAACCCATCAGTTCTTAAAAGGCAGTGGTATAGAAAGCAGTGTAATCAACAAATTGAACAAGGGCAGACCAAATATTATCGATGCCATTAAAAATGGCGATCTGCAGCTGATCATTAATACCCCGATCGGTAAAGAGGGTATAGAAGATGACAGCTATATTCGTTCTGGAGCTATTAAGTATAAGATACCATATATCACGACAACCACAGCTGCTAAAGCAAGTGTTGATGGTATAGAAGCAGCAATCAAAAGTGATTACAAAATTAAAGCAATTCAGGATTATCACAAACTGCTTAAAGAATAG
- a CDS encoding PAS domain S-box protein — translation MDKIKSYSKIFDKLKLGLAVLDQEGNFLFINKTAVEIIGYSKKELGHIEEWLELAYPDEKIRSRTSQRFYREIESGVYSNLTKIRCKNDQEKYVELRVNQLEDGLLLVNLLDRTENHNLNKKLADKTKYLNKIVSNIPEVIILLDEKQRFLDIWSGLEKELYRKKDEIIGKQISEIFSGELLKKLRDNLKLAEQTNQVQNFEYQLEMEEGLEDYAGRLLKIEKTKGNEFLLVSRNITHRVKKEKELAEIKERLELAVDAANLGIWDWNLKSDQIKNNDNFKEMVGLEAEKIAKEDFSFADWESLVHPDDREKVKYLIAEHLQGKTDFYQSEHRIKTVSGKWKWIKDRARVSEWDAEGNPVRMVGIDIDIDKRKREEQENIYLSAAMKNISDAVFLQNKDFEIIFMNKKAEELSGYSLEELKNKTAIQLIAGENAAEIQQKIQQKVAKGELYSGELKNKRKDGSTFDGELKITPICTKNSKCNYVSILRDISARKMRIKKLKFQYRLENLISKISTKFVGADQQSLKEALNYSLEKLSLFLAADRSYIYRFEDFSTNISKLGEWRQKQTIAQLEKRKVEQLFTSSNLLEAILDKGYFYVSEVEKLSNRRQKKFFQEESIKSSIYLGLFEDQKLLGFIAFDFLRAEKDLTDGYLKTLDIAAPIISNAIIKNEKERKIKNLTFRDNLTGLYNRTFLAEEIKRLDRERQLPISVLISDINGLKEVNDKFGHTVGDKLIVKMAEILKSVFREEDIIARWGGDEFIIFLPRTAKSEVEKMAERLELELKRTEQDELSVSAGIGTAVKENPEEDIDLLINRADKAMYEDKAQKKLD, via the coding sequence ATGGATAAAATTAAGTCATACAGCAAAATATTCGATAAGTTGAAATTAGGGCTCGCTGTACTTGACCAGGAGGGCAATTTTCTTTTCATAAACAAAACTGCAGTCGAGATAATAGGTTACAGCAAAAAAGAACTAGGTCATATAGAAGAGTGGCTTGAACTTGCCTATCCAGATGAGAAAATAAGAAGCAGAACCAGTCAGAGATTCTATAGAGAGATAGAATCGGGTGTTTACAGCAACCTGACCAAAATTAGATGTAAGAACGATCAGGAGAAATATGTAGAATTGAGAGTTAATCAACTAGAAGATGGTCTTCTTTTAGTAAATCTGCTTGATAGAACTGAAAACCATAATTTAAACAAAAAATTAGCAGATAAGACTAAGTACTTAAATAAAATAGTTTCTAATATACCTGAAGTAATAATTTTACTTGATGAAAAGCAGAGGTTTTTAGATATTTGGTCAGGTTTAGAAAAAGAATTGTACAGAAAAAAAGATGAGATTATCGGTAAGCAGATATCAGAAATATTCTCGGGTGAGCTACTTAAAAAGCTGCGGGATAATTTAAAACTGGCAGAACAAACAAATCAAGTGCAAAATTTTGAATATCAGTTGGAGATGGAAGAAGGTCTGGAAGATTATGCCGGCAGATTGCTTAAAATTGAAAAAACAAAAGGAAATGAATTTTTACTTGTCAGCAGGAATATCACCCACAGGGTTAAAAAAGAAAAAGAATTAGCCGAAATTAAAGAAAGGCTCGAGTTGGCTGTAGATGCTGCTAACCTGGGTATTTGGGACTGGAATTTAAAAAGCGATCAGATTAAAAACAATGACAATTTTAAAGAAATGGTCGGCCTGGAAGCAGAAAAAATAGCTAAAGAAGATTTTTCTTTTGCAGACTGGGAGTCTTTAGTCCATCCTGATGACAGGGAAAAGGTTAAGTATTTAATTGCTGAACATCTTCAGGGTAAAACGGATTTCTATCAAAGTGAACACAGGATTAAAACTGTTTCTGGTAAGTGGAAGTGGATTAAAGATCGAGCCAGGGTAAGTGAGTGGGATGCCGAGGGTAACCCGGTACGTATGGTAGGGATCGATATAGATATCGATAAGCGCAAAAGAGAAGAGCAAGAAAACATTTATTTAAGTGCAGCCATGAAAAATATTTCTGATGCTGTTTTCCTACAGAATAAAGATTTTGAGATAATTTTTATGAACAAAAAGGCCGAAGAATTATCAGGCTATAGTTTAGAAGAACTTAAAAACAAAACGGCTATACAGCTTATAGCAGGTGAAAATGCAGCTGAGATCCAGCAGAAAATCCAGCAAAAAGTTGCTAAAGGTGAGCTGTATTCAGGTGAACTAAAAAACAAAAGAAAAGATGGGAGTACCTTTGATGGCGAATTAAAAATTACTCCAATCTGCACCAAAAACTCAAAATGTAATTATGTAAGTATCTTAAGGGATATCTCAGCCAGAAAAATGCGGATAAAAAAGCTTAAATTTCAATATCGATTGGAAAATTTAATTTCTAAAATTTCAACTAAATTTGTAGGAGCTGATCAACAAAGTTTAAAAGAGGCTTTAAACTACAGCCTGGAAAAGTTAAGCTTATTTTTAGCTGCTGATCGAAGCTATATCTATAGATTTGAAGATTTCAGCACAAATATTTCTAAGTTGGGAGAATGGAGACAAAAGCAAACAATAGCTCAGTTAGAAAAAAGAAAGGTTGAGCAGCTTTTTACAAGCAGTAATCTGCTTGAAGCAATATTAGATAAAGGCTATTTTTATGTTTCTGAAGTTGAGAAATTATCAAATCGGCGCCAAAAAAAGTTTTTTCAAGAAGAATCTATCAAATCAAGTATTTATTTAGGGTTATTTGAAGACCAGAAACTATTAGGGTTTATAGCTTTTGATTTTTTAAGGGCAGAGAAAGATTTAACAGACGGTTATCTTAAAACACTTGATATAGCAGCACCTATTATTTCAAATGCGATAATTAAAAATGAAAAAGAAAGAAAAATTAAGAACTTGACTTTCCGGGACAATTTAACCGGACTTTATAATAGAACATTTTTAGCTGAAGAGATAAAGAGACTTGATAGGGAAAGACAGCTGCCGATCAGTGTTCTGATCTCTGATATCAATGGCTTAAAAGAGGTTAATGATAAATTTGGCCATACTGTTGGTGATAAGTTAATAGTCAAGATGGCAGAAATATTAAAATCGGTCTTTAGAGAAGAGGATATTATAGCCAGGTGGGGTGGAGATGAGTTTATTATTTTCCTTCCTCGAACAGCAAAATCTGAAGTAGAAAAAATGGCAGAAAGATTGGAATTAGAACTTAAACGAACCGAGCAGGATGAACTGAGCGTATCAGCAGGGATAGGTACTGCGGTTAAAGAAAACCCAGAAGAAGATATTGATCTTTTAATCAATAGGGCGGATAAGGCCATGTATGAAGATAAAGCACAAAAGAAGTTAGACTAA
- a CDS encoding HD domain-containing phosphohydrolase encodes MAEQQMIIDRFYKTIIDSVYDMIFLHDLEGNILDVNKKATNTMAYSREELRGMQVFDLHPDDSNEDFYNPKKVKKQWQNCPVGSSIHFELEHVNKDGSKTPVEISAGKVENDGEQYFLAFVRDISERKEKEAKIKYLSLHDHLTGLHNRRYFEQKLNQIDKSMLPLSILMADLNGLKIVNSSYGHTMGDKVLIKAAELLEKSIPESAVLARYGGDEFIILIPNCDSERAHKFLYEIKERFKKTKLAGIPLSIGMGLAVMENISRAIRDVIKIADKDMNHNKLLETNSANNKIVKGLLSALSAKSDETVEHTERMTELAICVGRRLGIQNSQLNRLSLLAALHDIGKTSIPGEILTKPGKLNEEEWEILKANPSRGYKIASATSEFSVVAEEILSHHERWDGKGYPRGLKGKEIPYLARIISLVDSYDVMRSGRPYKKAMSKKAALDEIERCKGTQFDPYLAEEFIKIIKEESFVYQKEKSIG; translated from the coding sequence TTGGCTGAACAGCAAATGATCATCGATAGATTTTATAAGACTATAATTGATAGTGTTTATGACATGATTTTTCTGCATGATCTAGAGGGCAATATCCTCGATGTTAACAAGAAAGCAACGAATACAATGGCTTATTCCAGAGAAGAGTTACGTGGAATGCAGGTTTTTGATCTCCATCCTGATGATTCAAACGAAGATTTCTATAATCCGAAAAAAGTAAAAAAGCAGTGGCAGAACTGCCCGGTAGGTTCTTCAATCCATTTTGAACTGGAGCATGTAAACAAGGATGGGAGTAAAACCCCGGTAGAAATTAGTGCAGGTAAGGTAGAAAATGATGGTGAGCAATATTTTTTAGCTTTCGTGAGAGATATTTCTGAACGGAAGGAAAAAGAGGCTAAAATAAAATATCTCAGTCTTCATGACCATCTGACTGGTTTACATAATAGGCGCTATTTTGAGCAGAAGTTAAATCAGATAGATAAATCCATGCTGCCTTTGAGTATCTTGATGGCTGATTTGAACGGTTTAAAAATTGTTAACAGCAGTTATGGGCATACAATGGGTGATAAGGTTTTAATAAAAGCAGCTGAACTACTGGAGAAGAGCATTCCTGAATCTGCTGTTTTGGCCCGTTATGGTGGGGATGAGTTTATTATTTTAATTCCTAACTGTGATTCAGAAAGGGCCCATAAGTTTCTTTATGAGATTAAAGAACGTTTTAAAAAGACAAAACTAGCAGGAATCCCCCTTTCTATCGGGATGGGTCTTGCAGTAATGGAAAATATAAGTCGGGCGATAAGAGATGTCATAAAAATTGCCGATAAGGATATGAACCATAATAAGCTCTTAGAAACCAATAGTGCCAATAATAAAATAGTTAAGGGGTTGCTCAGTGCTTTAAGTGCTAAGAGTGATGAGACCGTCGAACATACAGAACGGATGACTGAATTAGCTATCTGTGTTGGTAGAAGATTGGGTATTCAAAACTCGCAATTAAACCGTTTATCTTTATTGGCTGCTCTACATGATATCGGAAAAACATCTATCCCGGGAGAGATATTAACCAAACCGGGAAAATTAAATGAAGAGGAGTGGGAGATCTTAAAAGCCAATCCATCCAGAGGTTATAAGATTGCTTCAGCCACCAGTGAATTTTCCGTAGTAGCAGAGGAAATACTATCTCATCATGAAAGATGGGATGGCAAAGGTTATCCCAGGGGATTAAAGGGTAAAGAAATACCCTATCTGGCCAGGATAATTTCTTTGGTAGATTCATATGATGTGATGAGAAGTGGGAGACCATATAAAAAAGCGATGAGCAAAAAAGCAGCTCTAGATGAGATTGAAAGATGTAAAGGCACCCAATTCGACCCTTATTTAGCAGAAGAATTTATCAAGATAATCAAGGAAGAAAGCTTTGTTTATCAGAAGGAAAAATCTATTGGTTAA
- a CDS encoding nucleoside triphosphate pyrophosphohydrolase: MVKEIKYNKLIRDKIPEIIEAAGKDYELHRADDAEYLQSLFAKVREELQEFEQEPSLEEMADILEVLAAIIDYFDFDRKKIREYQEKKREERGAFKKRLILDKVIE, encoded by the coding sequence TTGGTTAAAGAAATTAAATATAACAAACTTATAAGGGATAAGATTCCGGAGATAATAGAAGCAGCCGGTAAGGACTATGAACTTCACAGGGCTGATGATGCAGAATATCTGCAGAGTTTGTTTGCAAAAGTTAGAGAGGAACTGCAGGAATTTGAACAGGAGCCTTCACTGGAAGAAATGGCCGATATTTTAGAGGTCCTGGCTGCTATAATTGATTATTTTGATTTCGATAGGAAGAAAATAAGGGAGTATCAGGAGAAAAAAAGAGAAGAACGAGGAGCCTTTAAAAAAAGATTGATCTTAGATAAGGTCATAGAATAA